In Schistocerca serialis cubense isolate TAMUIC-IGC-003099 chromosome 3, iqSchSeri2.2, whole genome shotgun sequence, the following proteins share a genomic window:
- the LOC126471057 gene encoding uncharacterized protein LOC126471057, with protein sequence MLVRDRIFRVLIFLKLCCLVCCYKSDIMITDEGIVTRDHNSILKVNRSNGISRNVDNLLKECEDYWVCFTHRMLNNISDIMKTNNFHLTESISLNRIPVHRNKMENEIMSVYDEQKKLIASAGKGYGQLTAALINSTLKLFRTHFLTWNVLPGVSLRVYRNLEHDGALDAAVELQESKQGSRTFGARRRIMMALLPMMYKMGVMTTMLGGLIILALKGLTIGVILLLLGFGNFFHKFKSQGPPWYPHHPTDIHVHVHTDGHKQAYSGWHYGPVSADHSEVYGE encoded by the exons ATGCTGGTGCGTGACAGGATTTTTCGTGTTCTGATATTTCTAAAATTGTGTTGTTTAGTATGTTGCTATAAATCGGACATCATGATCACTGATGAGGGTATTGTTACGCGCGATCACAATTCAATATTGAAAGTTAATAGAAGCAATGGAATTTCACGAAATGTGGATAATTTGCTGAAAGAGTGTGAAGACTACTGGGTTTGCTTTACACACAGAATGTTAAATAACATAAGCGATATAATGAAGACAAATAATTTTCATTTGACAGAAAGTATTTCCTTAAATCGTATACCGGTACACAGAAACAAAATGGAGAATGAAATTATGTCTGTTTACGACGAACAGAAAAAGTTAATAGCAAGTGCAGGTAAAGGCTATGGACAGCTGACGGCGGCCCTTATAAACAGTACACTAAAACTTTTTAGAACACATTTTTTAACGTGGAACGTACTACCTGGAGTGAGTCTTAGGGTTTACCGAAACCTGGAACATGATGGTGCTTTGGACGCTGCAGTGGAACTTCAAGAAAGCAAACAAG gAAGTCGGACGTTCGGAGCACGACGTAGGATTATGATGGCTCTACTGCCCATGATGTACAAGATGGGAGTTATGACAACAATGCTTGGTGGCCTCATAATTCTGGCACTTAAGGGCCTCACAATTGGTGTCATTCTACTCCTGCTTGGATTTGGAAACTTCTTCCATAAATTTAAGAGTCAGGGACCTCCTTGGTATCCTCATCACCCAACCGATATCCATGTTCATGTCCATACAGATGGACATAAACAAGCATATAGTGGCTGGCACTATGGCCCTGTGTCAGCAGATCATTCAGAAGTGTACGGAGAATAA